From the Oleiharenicola lentus genome, one window contains:
- a CDS encoding HDOD domain-containing protein, which yields MLQTPVSPAELIAAAKELPGAPRLLIELGTLINDPGTDAREVTELLKQDPALASRLIRMANSAVYARAEPVSSTEDAVSCIGFAEVHRLVGALASVQLAEQKLPLHGIDAARLRRISLFAAVLMEELAVPAGESRRRCYTVGLLRSIGMMALELVPRTGGAIQPFNPAAGQPIDEWEKAHWGLDNCEAAQVILKEWRLPHETVIAIRHHYRPGQLHNPIIHLLALAAASASDRFEGIAGEESYWQPSADNFRKAGLEMRDYQIASERAQRTFQRLETALG from the coding sequence ATGTTGCAGACACCTGTTTCACCCGCCGAACTCATTGCCGCCGCCAAGGAGCTGCCGGGGGCGCCGCGCCTGCTCATCGAGCTGGGCACGCTCATCAACGACCCGGGCACCGACGCCCGCGAGGTGACCGAACTGCTCAAGCAGGACCCCGCCCTCGCCTCGCGGCTGATCCGCATGGCCAACAGCGCCGTCTATGCGCGGGCGGAACCCGTTTCCTCGACCGAGGACGCCGTCAGCTGCATCGGCTTTGCCGAGGTGCACCGCCTGGTCGGCGCGCTGGCCTCCGTGCAGCTGGCCGAACAGAAACTGCCGCTCCACGGCATCGACGCCGCCCGCCTGCGGCGCATCTCGCTGTTTGCCGCCGTCCTGATGGAGGAGCTGGCCGTCCCGGCGGGCGAAAGTCGCCGCAGATGCTACACGGTCGGCCTGCTCCGCTCCATCGGCATGATGGCCTTGGAACTCGTGCCGCGCACCGGCGGGGCCATCCAGCCCTTCAACCCCGCCGCCGGCCAACCCATCGACGAATGGGAAAAGGCCCACTGGGGCCTGGACAATTGCGAAGCCGCCCAGGTCATCCTCAAGGAGTGGCGCCTGCCCCACGAAACCGTGATCGCCATCCGGCACCACTATCGCCCCGGCCAGCTGCACAACCCGATCATCCACCTGCTCGCCCTGGCCGCGGCCTCCGCCTCCGACCGGTTTGAAGGCATCGCCGGGGAGGAGAGCTATTGGCAGCCGAGCGCCGACAATTTCCGCAAAGCCGGCCTGGAAATGCGCGACTACCAGATCGCGTCAGAGCGCGCGCAGCGAACCTTTCAACGTCTCGAAACAGCCCTCGGCTGA
- a CDS encoding alpha-L-rhamnosidase C-terminal domain-containing protein: MLPQGLSGLIAITSLGLLMAAAASADRGRPAPAPDLLAKRWSARWITHPAAPKADYGVWLFRRNFDLAAKPARFVVHVTADARYRLWVNGEPVLRGPQASDPAEWRYESLDLAPWLKSGTNVIAAQVIGYGDLAPYPSMGLRTAFLLQGDTAAERVADTGAAWKVTRADAYAPFRADRDRLHTFVVVGPGDEVDAAKHPWGWQQTGFAENGWSTPRVLGHGLPHGWGTDVDYWLKPRSIPLLEETPERLARVVRASGVTLPAGFPAQAAPFTVPAGTKAAILLDQGHLTNAYPQLTVSGGRGASVTLRYAEGLFDAKGQKGHRDEHQGRELRGLGDRFRPDGGTRRLFAPMDFRTYRYLQLDLETGTEPLTIEDLSGVFTGYPFKENARFTSDDPALAKIWEVGWRTARLCAIDTYVDCPYYEQLQYVGDTRLQALISLYVSGDDRLVRNALELYDRSRLPEGLTQSRYPSFSPQLINTFSLFWVDMLHDYWRHRSDDAFLRARLTGVQSVLAWFEAKIDPATGLLGPLPYWTFVDWADQWGWNEAMGIGGEPSGARTGGSSIVTLHYAGTLRRAAELCRALGQAELAARYGRIADALLAAVNRHCWDSARRLYADTPAKDIFSQHANVFAVLSGAVTGDAARDLMQRVEADRSLIQATTYFRFYLLRAKKAAGLGDEYLAGLGQWHDMLARGLTTFAEKPDPTRSDCHAWSATPVYEFLATVCGIEPGSPGFATVRITPHLGHLQQASAKMPHPRGEIVVALRREGAGLHADVTLPEGVTGSLEWGGKSIALRGGAQSLRLP, translated from the coding sequence ATGCTACCCCAAGGCCTGAGCGGTTTGATCGCGATCACTTCACTTGGTTTGTTAATGGCCGCGGCGGCCTCCGCCGACCGCGGCCGGCCGGCTCCTGCGCCCGACCTCCTCGCCAAACGCTGGTCCGCCCGCTGGATCACGCACCCGGCGGCGCCAAAGGCGGACTATGGCGTCTGGCTCTTTCGCCGGAATTTCGATCTGGCGGCGAAACCCGCGCGCTTCGTCGTGCATGTGACGGCCGATGCCCGCTACCGGCTCTGGGTGAACGGCGAGCCCGTGTTGCGCGGCCCGCAGGCGAGTGATCCGGCCGAGTGGCGCTACGAGAGCCTCGACCTCGCGCCCTGGCTCAAGTCCGGCACCAACGTCATTGCCGCGCAGGTCATCGGCTACGGTGACCTCGCGCCGTATCCGAGCATGGGGCTGCGCACGGCGTTCCTCCTGCAGGGCGACACGGCCGCCGAGCGCGTCGCCGACACGGGTGCGGCGTGGAAGGTCACGCGGGCCGACGCCTACGCGCCGTTCCGGGCGGATCGCGACCGGCTGCACACGTTCGTCGTGGTGGGGCCGGGCGACGAGGTGGACGCGGCGAAGCATCCGTGGGGCTGGCAGCAGACGGGTTTTGCCGAGAACGGCTGGAGCACGCCGCGCGTGCTCGGTCACGGGTTGCCGCACGGGTGGGGCACCGACGTGGATTACTGGCTCAAGCCGCGTTCGATTCCGCTGCTCGAGGAAACGCCCGAGCGCCTCGCGCGCGTCGTGCGCGCCAGCGGCGTGACGCTTCCCGCCGGGTTTCCGGCCCAGGCCGCGCCGTTCACCGTGCCGGCCGGCACCAAGGCCGCGATTCTGCTCGACCAGGGCCACCTGACCAACGCCTACCCGCAGCTCACCGTGAGCGGCGGACGCGGCGCGAGCGTGACCCTGCGCTACGCCGAGGGACTCTTCGATGCGAAGGGCCAGAAGGGTCACCGCGACGAGCACCAGGGCCGCGAGCTGCGCGGCCTGGGCGACCGCTTCCGGCCCGACGGCGGGACGCGCCGGCTTTTCGCGCCGATGGATTTCCGCACCTACCGTTACCTGCAGCTCGACCTCGAGACCGGCACCGAACCGCTCACGATCGAGGATCTCAGCGGGGTGTTCACCGGTTATCCCTTCAAGGAGAACGCACGATTCACCAGCGACGATCCGGCGCTGGCCAAGATTTGGGAGGTCGGCTGGCGCACGGCGCGGCTGTGCGCGATCGACACCTACGTGGACTGCCCCTACTACGAGCAGCTCCAATACGTCGGCGACACGCGCCTGCAGGCGCTCATCTCGCTCTACGTGTCGGGCGACGACCGGCTCGTGCGCAACGCCCTCGAACTCTACGACCGTTCGCGCCTCCCCGAGGGGCTCACGCAGAGCCGTTATCCGTCCTTCAGCCCGCAGCTTATCAACACGTTTTCGCTCTTCTGGGTGGACATGCTGCACGACTACTGGCGGCACCGCAGCGACGACGCCTTCCTGCGGGCGCGGCTCACCGGTGTGCAGTCCGTGCTCGCGTGGTTCGAGGCGAAGATCGATCCCGCCACCGGCCTGCTCGGGCCGCTGCCCTACTGGACCTTTGTGGACTGGGCCGACCAGTGGGGCTGGAACGAGGCGATGGGCATCGGCGGCGAGCCGAGCGGAGCCCGCACCGGCGGGTCGAGCATCGTCACGCTCCACTACGCCGGCACCTTGCGGCGTGCGGCCGAACTCTGCCGCGCGCTCGGACAGGCCGAGCTGGCCGCCCGCTATGGGCGAATCGCCGATGCGTTGCTCGCCGCGGTGAACCGCCATTGTTGGGATTCAGCCCGCCGGCTCTACGCCGACACGCCAGCCAAGGATATCTTCAGCCAGCACGCCAACGTCTTTGCCGTGCTCTCCGGTGCGGTCACCGGCGACGCCGCCCGCGATCTCATGCAGCGCGTGGAGGCCGACCGTTCGCTGATCCAGGCGACGACGTATTTCCGATTCTACCTGCTGCGGGCGAAAAAGGCGGCCGGTCTCGGCGACGAGTATCTCGCCGGTCTGGGCCAGTGGCACGACATGCTCGCGCGCGGACTCACCACCTTTGCCGAGAAACCCGACCCGACCCGCTCCGACTGCCACGCGTGGAGCGCGACGCCGGTCTATGAATTCCTCGCGACCGTCTGCGGCATCGAGCCCGGCTCGCCCGGCTTCGCGACGGTGCGCATCACCCCGCACCTTGGCCATCTCCAGCAGGCATCCGCGAAGATGCCGCACCCGCGCGGCGAGATCGTCGTGGCGCTGCGGCGCGAAGGCGCCGGTCTGCACGCCGACGTCACGCTGCCCGAGGGTGTGACCGGCAGCTTGGAGTGGGGCGGCAAGAGCATCGCCTTGCGCGGCGGAGCGCAAAGCCTGCGCCTGCCCTGA